In the genome of Pseudarthrobacter sp. IC2-21, one region contains:
- a CDS encoding amino acid permease, producing MTSKSTAARPVSHLGHSMKPRQLTMMGLGSAIGAGLFLGSGAGVHAAGPAVLVSYLVAGTLIILVMWALGEMAAANPSSGAFSVYAEKALGKTAGATVGWLWWLQLVVVIAAEALGAAGLLFTVWPVIPVWALALIFMVVFTAINLTGVRNFGEFEFWFAILKVLAIVLFLAVGAALLLGILPDVASPGLANITSDFAPAGLGGIATALFVVIFAFGGTEIVAVAAAETEDPEHSVGRAVRTVLWRILIFYIGSVFVIAAVLPVTSSGLASPFAGVLDAARIPGAGTAITLVAVVALLSALNANLYGASRMVYSLAERGEAPGFLARLNGTSVPVIAVGVSVAFGFFATVLELLFPDRILPALFQLVGSTCLVVWGTALVSQLILRRRADRDGTRLPLRMKGFPGLTVLGLVLLAVIFAVGFSAESSRIQLLSTFALVTCLAAACWVGARVAARARRPE from the coding sequence ATGACATCGAAGTCCACAGCAGCGCGGCCGGTATCCCACCTCGGTCACTCGATGAAACCCCGGCAGCTCACCATGATGGGCCTCGGCAGCGCCATCGGCGCCGGGCTGTTCCTGGGATCCGGGGCCGGCGTCCATGCGGCCGGACCCGCCGTGCTGGTGTCCTATCTGGTGGCTGGAACCCTGATCATCCTGGTCATGTGGGCCCTGGGCGAGATGGCGGCGGCAAACCCCAGCAGCGGGGCGTTTTCCGTCTACGCCGAAAAGGCCCTGGGCAAAACGGCCGGCGCCACCGTCGGCTGGCTGTGGTGGCTCCAGCTGGTGGTGGTCATCGCCGCCGAGGCCCTCGGTGCGGCAGGGCTGCTCTTTACCGTCTGGCCTGTCATCCCGGTCTGGGCCCTGGCACTGATCTTTATGGTGGTCTTCACCGCCATCAACCTCACGGGAGTCCGGAACTTCGGCGAATTCGAGTTCTGGTTCGCCATCCTCAAAGTGCTCGCCATCGTCCTGTTCCTCGCCGTCGGGGCAGCGCTCCTGCTGGGCATCCTCCCCGACGTCGCGTCACCGGGACTGGCAAACATCACCTCCGACTTTGCCCCTGCCGGGCTGGGCGGCATCGCGACGGCGCTGTTCGTCGTGATCTTCGCCTTCGGCGGAACCGAAATCGTGGCCGTCGCGGCCGCGGAAACCGAAGATCCGGAGCACAGTGTGGGCCGGGCGGTGCGGACCGTCCTGTGGCGCATCCTCATCTTCTACATCGGCTCCGTCTTTGTTATTGCGGCCGTCCTTCCGGTCACCTCAAGCGGGCTGGCATCCCCCTTCGCGGGCGTGCTGGACGCCGCCCGGATCCCCGGCGCGGGCACGGCAATCACCCTGGTGGCCGTCGTCGCGCTTCTCTCCGCACTGAACGCGAACCTCTACGGCGCCTCCCGCATGGTGTACTCGCTTGCGGAGCGCGGCGAGGCGCCCGGCTTCCTGGCCCGCCTCAACGGCACCAGCGTGCCGGTGATTGCGGTGGGCGTGTCGGTGGCCTTCGGCTTCTTCGCCACAGTCCTGGAGCTGCTGTTCCCGGACCGGATCCTGCCGGCCCTCTTCCAGCTTGTCGGATCCACCTGCCTGGTGGTCTGGGGCACGGCCCTGGTCTCACAGCTGATTCTGCGGCGCCGGGCCGACCGGGACGGGACCCGGCTGCCCCTGCGCATGAAGGGCTTCCCGGGCCTGACAGTGCTTGGTCTGGTATTGCTCGCGGTGATCTTCGCCGTCGGGTTCAGCGCCGAAAGCAGCCGGATCCAACTGCTGAGCACCTTCGCCCTGGTCACCTGCCTCGCCGCCGCCTGCTGGGTGGGTGCCCGGGTTGCCGCCCGCGCCCGCCGGCCCGAGTAG
- a CDS encoding NUDIX hydrolase, whose translation MYLSSANVSERATAAPLLAISTVIFALRPSESSGRPTLWIPLVRRIREPYKGLWALPGGPLAHNESLQDAASRNLQETTGLAPSYVEQLYAFGGLHRSPSQRVVSIVYWALVQPTEAALADESENVKWFRADKVGELAFDHNAIVDYALRRLRNKLAYGSVAYHFLGEYFTLAQVREVYEAVLDTRLDPANFRRQLKSTPEIEETGEYLQGGKHRPPRLYRFTGRPGLDPDNRSTP comes from the coding sequence ATGTACCTGAGTTCGGCCAACGTCTCCGAACGTGCCACGGCGGCCCCGCTGCTTGCCATCTCCACCGTCATCTTCGCCCTGCGCCCGAGCGAGTCCTCGGGCCGGCCCACGCTGTGGATTCCGCTGGTCCGCCGGATCCGTGAGCCGTACAAGGGTCTGTGGGCCCTCCCCGGCGGACCCCTGGCGCACAACGAATCGCTCCAGGATGCGGCGTCGCGGAACCTGCAGGAGACCACTGGCCTGGCCCCGAGCTACGTGGAGCAGCTGTACGCATTCGGCGGCCTGCACCGTTCGCCTTCTCAGCGCGTGGTGTCGATCGTCTACTGGGCCTTGGTGCAGCCCACCGAAGCGGCCCTCGCCGACGAATCGGAGAACGTGAAGTGGTTCCGCGCGGACAAGGTAGGCGAGCTCGCTTTCGACCACAACGCCATTGTGGACTACGCGCTCCGGCGGCTGCGGAACAAGCTGGCCTACGGCTCGGTGGCCTACCACTTCCTGGGCGAATACTTCACCCTTGCCCAGGTCCGCGAAGTTTACGAAGCCGTCCTCGACACCCGGCTGGACCCGGCGAATTTCCGCCGCCAGCTCAAATCCACGCCGGAGATCGAAGAGACCGGCGAATACCTCCAGGGCGGCAAACACCGGCCGCCACGCCTCTACCGCTTCACCGGCCGCCCCGGCCTCGACCCCGATAACAGGAGCACACCATGA
- a CDS encoding alpha/beta fold hydrolase: MSGRHTGEMHSHTVEGTDPQLYVEVHDPDADAGLRPVLLLHGFSSSSKLNWEDTGWIAAFRDAGRRVITVDLPGHGRSGAPEDLDSYSPSRIRADLLQIVFDAGVRPVHEGDPASGVDVVGYSLGSRLAWEFGATQPELVHRMVLGGPNIADPLASFDLIAAQRYLADGTPIADESTAGLLKMAMLLPSNNIFALLSLVEAIKAEPFDPAEAVPHMPMLLVAGDKDERAATMAQLAELGLRAGAMTEQLVLPGRNHTNAITSRVFKQGAISFLGV; the protein is encoded by the coding sequence ATGAGCGGCAGGCACACCGGCGAAATGCATTCGCACACCGTGGAGGGCACCGACCCCCAGCTTTACGTTGAGGTGCATGATCCGGACGCCGATGCCGGGCTCCGGCCCGTCCTGCTGCTCCACGGGTTTTCTTCCTCCAGCAAGCTGAACTGGGAGGACACCGGCTGGATCGCGGCCTTCCGGGACGCCGGCCGGCGCGTGATTACCGTGGATCTGCCGGGCCATGGCCGCAGCGGCGCCCCGGAGGACCTGGATTCCTACTCGCCGAGCCGGATCCGCGCGGACCTGCTGCAGATAGTGTTCGACGCCGGTGTGCGGCCCGTGCACGAAGGTGACCCCGCCAGCGGGGTTGACGTGGTGGGCTATTCGCTGGGCTCGCGGCTGGCCTGGGAATTTGGCGCCACGCAGCCGGAACTGGTTCATCGGATGGTCCTGGGCGGACCGAACATCGCCGATCCCCTGGCCTCGTTCGACCTGATTGCGGCGCAGCGCTACCTGGCCGACGGCACGCCCATCGCGGACGAATCCACAGCCGGGCTGCTGAAGATGGCCATGCTCCTGCCCAGCAACAACATTTTCGCGTTACTTTCCCTGGTGGAGGCCATCAAGGCTGAACCCTTCGACCCGGCCGAAGCCGTGCCCCACATGCCCATGCTCCTGGTGGCCGGCGACAAGGACGAGCGGGCCGCCACCATGGCCCAGCTTGCCGAACTCGGCCTCCGGGCGGGCGCCATGACCGAACAGCTGGTGCTGCCCGGCCGGAACCACACCAACGCCATTACCAGCCGGGTCTTCAAACAGGGAGCCATCTCCTTCCTGGGGGTCTGA
- a CDS encoding DUF1684 domain-containing protein: MRDEHYGTDEAGQAEISALDIADWRLRTFALYETVRRIAADDPAEAHSLWRHERDRMFGTHPASALTPEAKEQFSGLKTADYDPVYRFYVPLTPEGAGREMTAETTTDGVIRFIRLGTFDLPELGQLGVWKLHGYGGGIFVPFRDATAGQPGGTYGAGRYLLDTIKGAFHGVHGSGPGAEFVLDFNFAYNPSCAYNDAWACPLPGPSNRLAVEIPVGELY, encoded by the coding sequence ATGAGGGATGAGCATTACGGCACAGATGAAGCGGGCCAGGCGGAGATCTCTGCCCTCGACATAGCGGATTGGCGGCTCCGGACGTTCGCCCTGTACGAGACCGTGCGCAGAATCGCCGCCGATGACCCCGCCGAGGCCCATTCGCTGTGGCGCCATGAACGCGACCGCATGTTCGGGACGCACCCGGCGTCCGCCCTCACACCTGAGGCCAAGGAACAGTTTTCCGGCCTGAAGACGGCCGATTACGATCCTGTGTACCGCTTCTATGTGCCGCTGACTCCGGAAGGGGCCGGGCGGGAGATGACCGCCGAGACCACCACCGACGGTGTGATCCGGTTTATCCGGCTGGGCACCTTTGACCTTCCCGAGCTGGGCCAGCTCGGAGTGTGGAAGCTCCATGGGTACGGCGGCGGCATCTTCGTGCCGTTCCGGGACGCCACTGCCGGCCAGCCCGGCGGCACCTACGGCGCCGGAAGATACCTGCTGGATACCATCAAGGGCGCCTTCCATGGCGTGCACGGTTCCGGGCCCGGCGCAGAGTTCGTCCTGGACTTCAACTTCGCCTATAACCCGTCATGCGCGTACAACGATGCCTGGGCCTGCCCGCTGCCCGGCCCGTCCAACCGCCTTGCCGTGGAGATCCCGGTGGGCGAACTGTACTGA
- the nadC gene encoding carboxylating nicotinate-nucleotide diphosphorylase — MTSLTLPAAPVRDILERAFAEDAPSGDITSQLLIPAEARATAVLNARVPGVFSGGTVFRDAMQLVDPDTDVELLLADGEAFDAGTHLARVTGSARSVLLAERVALNLVQRMSAIATKTAEFVERVGGTKARITDTRKTTPGLRVLERYAVRCGGGANHRYSLSDAVLAKDNHLAVMTGGDPAKLTGLLAAAKAQLGHTTHFEVEVDSAEQIEPVLAAGVDTIMLDNFTIDELRAGVKQVDGRAIVEASGNVNLGTVAEIAGAGVDVISIGGLTHSVAALDLGLDVELRAG, encoded by the coding sequence ATGACCAGCCTGACCCTCCCCGCAGCACCCGTCCGGGACATCCTGGAACGGGCGTTTGCCGAGGACGCGCCCAGTGGCGACATCACCTCCCAGCTGCTGATCCCGGCCGAGGCCCGCGCCACCGCCGTCCTCAACGCCCGGGTCCCCGGCGTGTTCAGCGGCGGAACCGTGTTCCGCGACGCCATGCAGCTGGTTGACCCGGACACGGACGTGGAGCTGCTGCTCGCGGACGGTGAAGCGTTCGACGCCGGCACGCACCTGGCGCGCGTCACCGGCAGCGCCCGCTCCGTCCTCCTCGCCGAACGCGTCGCGCTCAACCTGGTCCAGCGCATGAGCGCCATCGCCACCAAGACGGCCGAGTTCGTGGAACGTGTGGGCGGAACCAAGGCGCGGATCACGGACACCCGCAAGACCACCCCCGGACTGCGCGTCCTGGAACGGTATGCCGTGCGCTGCGGCGGGGGAGCGAACCACCGCTACAGCCTCTCCGACGCAGTCCTCGCCAAGGACAACCACCTCGCTGTCATGACCGGGGGAGACCCTGCCAAGCTGACCGGCCTGCTGGCCGCGGCCAAAGCCCAGCTGGGGCACACCACGCACTTTGAGGTGGAGGTGGACAGCGCCGAGCAGATCGAACCGGTGCTGGCCGCCGGGGTGGACACCATCATGCTGGACAACTTCACCATCGACGAACTCCGGGCCGGAGTGAAGCAGGTGGACGGGAGAGCCATCGTGGAGGCCAGCGGCAACGTGAACCTGGGAACCGTCGCGGAGATAGCCGGCGCGGGTGTGGACGTCATCTCCATCGGCGGCCTGACCCACAGCGTCGCCGCCCTGGACCTCGGCCTGGACGTTGAACTTAGGGCCGGCTGA
- a CDS encoding GtrA family protein produces MESPAAPVAQLTQQPTRRAPATRHYPGIFRFPAVRQLIRFTGVGVICTASSLALYALLRQWIDPQLANAAALIVTSVMNTALNRRLTFKITSSRKRAQDHLNGLILIAIALVITGGSLGVLHAVHPGATVGDELWTTTLSGFVATAVRFTLLRHWIFRRARHI; encoded by the coding sequence ATGGAATCCCCTGCTGCGCCTGTCGCCCAGCTGACGCAGCAGCCCACCCGCCGGGCGCCGGCCACCAGGCACTACCCCGGAATCTTCAGGTTCCCGGCCGTGCGGCAGCTCATCCGCTTCACCGGTGTGGGCGTCATCTGCACTGCATCCTCGCTGGCGCTTTATGCGCTGTTGCGGCAGTGGATTGACCCCCAGCTCGCCAACGCGGCCGCACTGATCGTGACATCGGTCATGAACACGGCTCTGAACCGCCGCCTGACTTTCAAGATCACGTCCAGCCGGAAGCGGGCGCAGGACCACCTGAACGGGCTGATCCTCATTGCCATCGCGCTGGTCATCACCGGAGGAAGCCTGGGGGTCCTGCATGCGGTGCATCCGGGGGCCACGGTCGGCGACGAACTCTGGACCACCACCCTGTCCGGCTTTGTTGCCACGGCCGTGCGGTTCACCCTGCTGCGGCACTGGATCTTCCGCCGCGCCCGCCACATCTGA
- the nadB gene encoding L-aspartate oxidase, with the protein MTAEKQTPRPRPRRLIVVGSGIAGLYAALLAAEAGAEVVLLTKAALADSNTFYAQGGISAVLDEPAPGDTVAAHIADTLKAGSGHCNEAAVRVLCTEARFDIAGLQRFGVLFDLDDDGDPALGLEAAHSAPRILHAGGDATGARVARALIRSVLAAGTAGRIQVIGGAQVTSLLQGAGRVRGVNFLHDGKELAVHGDAVLLATGGAGRLFAQTTNPAVATADGLALAWRAGAAVADLEFFQFHPTCMVPPAVGGTDSHGAGTTSDPLLISEAVRGEGAILVDANGERFMPAYHPDAELAPRDVVSRSIALHLAALGDPNGHVFLDARAIEARRGEGFLARRFPTLSARTREAGIDWTREPVPVAPAAHYWMGGVVTDLHGRTSVPGLLAAGEVACTGVQGANRLASNSLLEGLVFGRRAVEGFLSDLPPRDTDAPRAVSAAGGLPLTHASAPLSGDVAGEAQTTTAPPKLPELPVMFNDASASGPWRFETVPAPGPVETSFAAGEFSRGDLRRLMTAHAGVIRDGALLREASAVLGAWAADVVPLQAPDSLDAREHEDANLLLAAQLLVHAARERRGSLGAHYRRDSGTAEAAVEPFDQRYTMSRKASLVQ; encoded by the coding sequence ATGACAGCAGAGAAGCAGACCCCGCGGCCGCGCCCCCGGCGGCTGATCGTCGTGGGGAGCGGCATCGCCGGACTGTACGCCGCGCTGCTTGCCGCAGAGGCCGGCGCGGAAGTGGTGCTCCTGACCAAGGCGGCGCTCGCGGACAGCAACACCTTTTACGCCCAGGGCGGCATCTCCGCCGTCCTGGACGAGCCGGCGCCCGGGGATACCGTGGCCGCGCACATCGCGGACACGCTCAAGGCCGGGTCCGGCCACTGCAATGAAGCGGCCGTCCGCGTACTCTGCACCGAGGCCCGCTTCGACATTGCCGGGCTGCAGCGCTTCGGCGTGCTTTTTGACCTGGACGACGACGGCGACCCCGCGCTGGGCCTCGAAGCGGCCCATTCCGCGCCGCGCATCCTGCACGCCGGCGGTGACGCCACCGGGGCGCGCGTGGCCCGGGCGCTGATCCGCTCCGTCCTGGCGGCCGGGACCGCGGGGAGAATCCAGGTCATCGGGGGCGCGCAGGTGACGTCGCTGCTGCAGGGGGCGGGCCGTGTGCGGGGAGTCAACTTCCTCCATGACGGGAAGGAACTGGCAGTCCATGGCGACGCCGTCCTCCTGGCCACCGGCGGAGCGGGCCGGCTGTTCGCCCAGACCACCAATCCCGCCGTGGCCACCGCCGACGGACTGGCGCTTGCCTGGCGTGCCGGGGCCGCCGTGGCAGACCTGGAGTTCTTTCAGTTCCACCCCACATGCATGGTCCCGCCCGCCGTCGGCGGAACGGACAGCCACGGAGCAGGAACCACCAGCGACCCCCTCCTGATCTCCGAAGCCGTCCGCGGCGAAGGCGCCATCCTGGTCGACGCCAACGGCGAACGGTTTATGCCCGCGTACCACCCCGACGCCGAACTCGCCCCGCGGGACGTAGTCTCCCGCAGCATCGCCCTGCACCTCGCCGCACTCGGCGACCCCAACGGCCACGTGTTCCTCGACGCGCGCGCCATCGAGGCCCGGCGCGGCGAAGGCTTCCTCGCGAGGCGCTTCCCCACCCTCAGTGCCCGGACGCGCGAGGCCGGCATCGACTGGACCCGCGAGCCCGTGCCCGTGGCACCGGCCGCCCACTACTGGATGGGCGGAGTGGTCACCGACCTCCACGGCCGGACCTCGGTACCCGGGCTGCTGGCTGCGGGCGAAGTTGCCTGCACCGGGGTTCAGGGCGCTAATAGGTTGGCCAGCAACTCTTTGCTTGAGGGACTTGTCTTTGGGCGCCGGGCGGTTGAAGGGTTCCTCAGTGACCTACCGCCGCGGGACACCGATGCTCCGCGTGCTGTCTCGGCCGCGGGCGGCCTCCCCTTGACGCACGCTTCCGCACCGCTGTCCGGCGACGTTGCGGGGGAAGCCCAGACAACAACGGCGCCTCCGAAACTTCCGGAACTGCCGGTGATGTTCAATGACGCGTCAGCGTCGGGTCCTTGGCGGTTTGAGACTGTTCCGGCACCTGGGCCGGTTGAGACGTCGTTTGCGGCCGGGGAGTTTTCTCGTGGAGACCTCCGGCGGCTGATGACTGCCCATGCCGGGGTGATCCGGGACGGGGCGTTGTTGCGGGAGGCGTCGGCTGTGCTGGGGGCCTGGGCTGCCGATGTTGTTCCTTTGCAGGCACCCGACTCGCTCGATGCCCGGGAGCATGAGGATGCCAATCTTTTGTTGGCCGCCCAGCTGTTGGTGCACGCGGCGCGGGAGCGGCGGGGGTCCCTCGGCGCACATTACCGCCGGGACAGCGGGACAGCAGAGGCCGCCGTCGAACCTTTTGACCAGCGTTACACCATGAGCCGGAAAGCGAGCCTCGTCCAATGA
- a CDS encoding fumarylacetoacetate hydrolase family protein — protein sequence MTSSTFRRLARVRPLSPATAVEHFFVANDARDFDSPAGRSWTVVESPFPASPANAGSPARPGWETGTAVDQDSFTFLAPSVPANVLGMAHNTGQAGRDLPPQAFHKAATSVIGPGEAIELGSAVGYVDPEAELTVVMGRTVRGLTLETARSAVLGFTIGNDVSARDLQKSDELWISAKSQDTFTPVGPWIVTGLDDTDLAIGIVHNGTELKPASSADLGWNVDEILVYLSSFMTLHAGDLVLTGFPAECARIQPGDTVVCRVEGIGELANPVKAASWEEARA from the coding sequence ATGACTTCCAGCACCTTCCGCCGCCTTGCCCGCGTCCGCCCGCTCTCCCCCGCCACAGCAGTGGAACATTTCTTTGTGGCCAACGATGCCCGCGATTTCGATTCGCCGGCGGGCCGGTCCTGGACCGTGGTGGAATCCCCCTTCCCGGCATCCCCGGCAAACGCCGGCAGCCCGGCGCGGCCCGGCTGGGAGACCGGCACTGCAGTGGACCAGGACTCCTTCACCTTCCTGGCGCCGTCCGTCCCTGCCAACGTGCTGGGCATGGCGCACAACACGGGCCAGGCCGGGCGTGACCTTCCGCCACAGGCCTTCCACAAGGCCGCCACCAGCGTCATCGGTCCGGGCGAGGCCATTGAACTGGGCTCCGCCGTCGGTTACGTGGACCCGGAGGCCGAACTGACCGTGGTCATGGGCCGAACCGTTCGCGGGCTGACGCTGGAAACCGCCCGAAGCGCCGTCCTGGGCTTCACCATAGGCAACGATGTCTCCGCACGGGACCTGCAGAAGTCGGACGAACTGTGGATCAGCGCCAAGAGCCAGGACACTTTCACCCCCGTTGGCCCGTGGATTGTCACCGGACTCGACGACACGGACCTCGCCATCGGCATTGTCCACAACGGCACGGAACTCAAGCCGGCCAGCAGTGCCGACCTCGGCTGGAACGTGGACGAAATCCTGGTCTACCTCAGCTCGTTCATGACCCTGCATGCAGGAGATCTGGTCCTCACCGGCTTCCCCGCGGAATGTGCGCGGATCCAGCCGGGCGACACCGTGGTGTGCCGGGTGGAGGGCATCGGCGAACTCGCCAACCCCGTCAAAGCTGCGTCCTGGGAGGAAGCACGGGCCTGA
- a CDS encoding cysteine desulfurase family protein: MIFLDAAATTPLRREVLDAMWPYLSGEFGNPSSHHTLGEAAATALADARAAVARVLGCRPGEVTFTSGGTEADNLAVKGIALARQAADSTLNRVAISAVEHPAVEESARYLERFHGFTVDVVPVDGTGRVTPRALAAVLRPETALVSIMYANNEVGTIQPVAELADLARAQGIPFHTDAVQAAGWLPLDVKALGVDALSISGHKLGAPKGCGVLYVRGRNRIEPLLHGGGQERGRRSGTENVAGAVGLATALTLAQSTQLQTAQDVTALRDVFIRDVLGSVPGAVLTGHPTERLPSVASFCFPGTSGESVLLELERQGVVCSSGSACAAGSDAPSPVLIAMGYEPEVAQTAVRFSFTASVTAEELAAAAEAVGAAVGSVRTLGRR, translated from the coding sequence ATGATCTTCCTCGACGCCGCCGCCACCACACCCCTCCGCCGTGAGGTACTGGACGCCATGTGGCCGTACCTGAGCGGCGAGTTCGGCAATCCTTCAAGCCACCACACCCTGGGCGAGGCCGCGGCCACGGCGCTCGCGGACGCCCGCGCTGCGGTGGCCAGGGTGCTCGGCTGCCGCCCCGGCGAGGTCACCTTCACCTCCGGCGGCACGGAAGCGGACAACCTGGCCGTCAAGGGGATCGCACTCGCCCGGCAGGCTGCGGATTCCACGCTCAACCGGGTGGCGATCAGCGCCGTCGAACATCCCGCCGTGGAGGAGTCGGCGCGGTACCTGGAACGGTTCCACGGCTTCACCGTGGACGTGGTTCCGGTGGACGGCACCGGGCGGGTGACGCCCCGGGCGCTCGCCGCCGTGCTCCGGCCGGAGACTGCGCTGGTCAGCATCATGTACGCCAACAACGAGGTAGGCACCATCCAGCCGGTTGCGGAACTGGCTGACCTGGCGCGCGCCCAGGGCATTCCCTTCCACACCGACGCCGTCCAGGCCGCCGGGTGGCTGCCCTTGGATGTCAAGGCGCTCGGTGTGGACGCCCTCAGCATTTCCGGCCACAAACTGGGGGCACCCAAAGGCTGCGGTGTCCTGTACGTCCGCGGCCGGAACCGGATCGAGCCGCTGCTCCACGGCGGCGGCCAGGAACGCGGCCGGCGGTCCGGGACGGAGAACGTGGCCGGTGCCGTTGGCCTGGCCACAGCGCTGACCCTGGCACAGTCCACCCAGCTGCAAACGGCACAAGACGTGACGGCGTTACGGGACGTTTTCATCCGGGATGTCCTCGGCTCCGTTCCCGGAGCTGTCCTCACCGGGCACCCCACGGAGCGGTTGCCGTCGGTGGCCTCGTTCTGTTTCCCTGGGACCAGCGGCGAATCGGTGCTGTTGGAACTGGAGCGGCAGGGCGTGGTGTGTTCCAGCGGCTCAGCGTGTGCGGCGGGTTCGGACGCGCCTTCACCGGTCCTGATCGCAATGGGCTACGAGCCGGAGGTGGCGCAGACGGCGGTGCGGTTCAGCTTCACGGCCTCGGTGACCGCCGAGGAACTGGCAGCCGCCGCCGAAGCCGTGGGTGCCGCCGTCGGAAGCGTCCGGACCCTCGGCCGCCGTTAA
- the nadA gene encoding quinolinate synthase NadA, with protein MSSVNTAIQLITREQADAAAGAARRTAAGAGTGIGTGTATATCSPALAKGPWEYDLAEALAGAPAYGPGASSADVAPAATPRQGQLPEEYKLASDAELDVRIRAAKEKLGDRAVVLGHFYQRDEVIQYADFVGDSFQLANAALTRPDAEAIIFCGVHFMAETADILSTPEQAVILPNLAAGCSMADMADTDSVEECWEQLEEIFGTEADAEGRVPVIPVTYMNSSAALKAFCGRNGGIVCTSSNAKLVLEWAFERGQRVLFFPDQHLGRNTAKAMGVPLEQMPMWNPRKELGGNDEQALLNSRVILWHGFCSVHKRFNVGQIEKARAEFPGVNVIVHPECPMEVVDAADSAGSTDFIKKAIAAATEPTTFAVGTEINMVNRLAAEYPQHTIFCLDPVICPCSTMYRIHPGYLAWVLEEFVEGRIVNRITVDDAVQNNAKIALERMLAARPL; from the coding sequence ATGAGCAGCGTCAACACAGCCATCCAGCTGATCACGCGCGAGCAGGCCGACGCCGCAGCAGGTGCCGCCCGCCGCACCGCCGCAGGCGCAGGCACAGGCATAGGCACAGGTACAGCCACGGCTACCTGCAGCCCTGCCTTGGCCAAGGGCCCATGGGAATACGACCTTGCCGAGGCGCTCGCCGGTGCTCCGGCCTACGGCCCCGGTGCCTCCAGCGCGGACGTTGCCCCCGCCGCAACCCCCCGGCAGGGCCAACTGCCGGAGGAGTACAAACTGGCCAGTGACGCCGAGCTTGACGTCCGCATTCGCGCCGCCAAGGAAAAGCTCGGCGACCGTGCAGTGGTCCTGGGCCACTTCTACCAGCGCGACGAGGTCATCCAATACGCAGACTTCGTGGGTGACTCCTTCCAGCTCGCGAACGCCGCGCTCACCAGGCCCGACGCGGAGGCCATCATCTTCTGCGGCGTGCACTTCATGGCCGAGACTGCGGACATCCTTTCCACGCCGGAGCAGGCCGTCATCCTCCCCAACCTCGCCGCCGGGTGTTCCATGGCGGACATGGCGGACACGGACTCTGTGGAGGAGTGCTGGGAACAGCTGGAGGAGATCTTCGGTACCGAGGCCGACGCCGAAGGGCGGGTTCCGGTCATTCCGGTCACCTACATGAATTCCTCCGCAGCCCTGAAGGCTTTCTGCGGCCGCAACGGCGGGATCGTCTGCACCTCCTCCAACGCGAAGCTGGTTTTGGAATGGGCCTTCGAACGGGGTCAGCGGGTCCTGTTCTTCCCTGACCAGCACCTGGGCCGCAACACGGCCAAGGCCATGGGCGTGCCGCTGGAGCAGATGCCCATGTGGAACCCGCGCAAGGAACTCGGCGGCAACGACGAACAGGCCCTGCTGAACTCCCGCGTCATCCTGTGGCACGGCTTCTGCTCGGTCCACAAGCGCTTCAACGTGGGCCAGATCGAGAAGGCACGCGCAGAGTTCCCGGGCGTGAACGTGATTGTGCACCCCGAGTGCCCCATGGAGGTGGTGGACGCCGCCGATTCGGCCGGTTCCACCGACTTCATTAAGAAGGCCATCGCCGCGGCCACCGAACCCACCACGTTCGCTGTCGGCACGGAGATCAACATGGTCAACCGCCTCGCCGCCGAATATCCGCAGCACACCATTTTCTGCCTGGACCCCGTCATCTGCCCCTGCTCCACGATGTACCGGATCCACCCGGGCTACCTCGCCTGGGTGCTGGAGGAGTTCGTGGAAGGGCGAATCGTCAACCGCATCACCGTTGACGATGCCGTCCAGAACAACGCCAAAATTGCGCTCGAGCGTATGCTCGCCGCCCGCCCCCTGTAG